The following nucleotide sequence is from Eubacterium sp. 1001713B170207_170306_E7.
CGGGGACTTGGCTTGGGCGCAGATGATTATATGGTTAAGCCCTTCAGCCCAGCGGAACTGGTAGCCCGGGTCAAGGCGCATATCACCAGATTTGAACGACTGACCAGCCAGGGGCAAAAAGCCAACCACTATATAATCGAAATAAACGGGCTTAAAATCGATAAGAACGCCAGAAGGGTTTATCTAAAGGACAATGAAATAACGCTGGCTAATAAGGAATTTGATCTTCTTCTGTTTATGGCTGAGAACCCCAACATTGTATTTAATAAAGAAACCCTTTTTGAAAGAATATGGGGGATGGATGCGCTTGGTGATACCACAACCGTCACCGTTCATGTAAACCGGCTTCGCGAGAAAATTGAAGAAGACAACCGGGAACCCCGTTATATTGAAACAGTCTGGGGAGCAGGATACCGGTTTAAAATATAAATAAAAAAAATTAAAAAATGCTTGACAAAACTGCGCTGGAAAACTATAATAATAAAAGTCTCGTGATGATGGCAAAGGGGAAACACCTGTTTACATACCGAACACAGAAGTAAAGCCCTTTAGCGCTGAAAGTACTTGGTGGGCAACTGCCTGGGAGGATAGGACATCGCGGGGCTTTTTTATGCCTTTGATTTTCAACAGAAATTAAAAAGTATAAAAATAAAAAAAGTGCTTGACACTAAGTGTGGTGAGCGCTATAATAATTAAGCTGTCTTGAGAGAGCAGCAGCCACAACGTT
It contains:
- a CDS encoding response regulator transcription factor, which produces MKKILIIEDDRKIAELERDYLEISDFQVELASDGDAGLTSAVKGSFDLIVLDLMLPGTDGFTICRKIREKKETPIIMVSAKRDDVDKIRGLGLGADDYMVKPFSPAELVARVKAHITRFERLTSQGQKANHYIIEINGLKIDKNARRVYLKDNEITLANKEFDLLLFMAENPNIVFNKETLFERIWGMDALGDTTTVTVHVNRLREKIEEDNREPRYIETVWGAGYRFKI